One window of the Spea bombifrons isolate aSpeBom1 chromosome 8, aSpeBom1.2.pri, whole genome shotgun sequence genome contains the following:
- the LOC128502988 gene encoding protein FAM162A-like yields the protein MSRLSLLRCKTLISGVYTSRSSTRKALQNRSYCQNVNDLKPKVTETFSGQHLFRHERRPTGFDKKVLVWAGRFKKEEDIPEYVSCEVVSAARNNVRIKTCIIMIVCTILGCVAMVISGKKAVREDNTLLKRNIERKAKWREETEAQE from the exons ATGTCTAGATTAAGTTTGCTCAGATGTAAGACTCTTATCAGTGGAGTGTACACTTCTAGATCCAGCACACGGAAGGCACTCCAGAACAGGAGCTACTGCCAAAATGTTAATGATCTAAAGCCCAAAGTGACTGAGACATTCTCTG GTCAGCATTTATTCAGACATGAAAGGAGGCCTACAGGCTTTGATAAAAAGGTACTTGTGTGGGCTGGACGCTTCAAAAAGGAAGAAGATATCCCGGAATATGTTTC ATGTGAAGTTGTCTCAGCTGCCAGAAATAATGTTAGGATTAAGACCTGCATTATAATGATCGTTTGCACAATACTAGGTTGCGTCGCAATGGTGATATCTGGCAAAAAA GCTGTAAGAGAAGACAACACCCTACTCAAAAGAAATATCGAGAGAAAGGCCAAGTGGAGAGAAGAAACTGAAGCACAAGAGTAG